A region of Triplophysa dalaica isolate WHDGS20190420 chromosome 20, ASM1584641v1, whole genome shotgun sequence DNA encodes the following proteins:
- the kansl2 gene encoding KAT8 regulatory NSL complex subunit 2 isoform X1: MAALTYEFSAKNLNAMNRIRIHVLPSSRGRVTQAVRTQEPQTCSYTQRPCSHPRLEGFEFCIKHILEDKNAPYKQCSYVSNKNGKRCPNAAPKPDKKDGVTFCAEHARRNALVQQAQMRKASSGPSHEVLLSQLSGYSRPDSGAEGRSEASRILDDDSWSEEEQDPVVLDPTWRGDPDSEAESLDSDHEDPLKHAGVYTAEEVALITREKLIRLQSLYIDQFKRLQHLLKEKKRRYLHGRKIEHETIGNSLLTGPEGLSTKERENLKKLKALRRYRHRYGVEALLHRQLRERRQAITEGVAPQGLRSGQRCISFVEGTRCSNQCLPMTQHCVSHIYQDSGQVLFKMCPGLKDVPCDRPVHMGQSEEPRCSLHLTLPPPMYQPEQESIAPEELAVAPTDMYLSAAELQPTENLPLEFSDDLDVEDEGLQCPPSPLLFDTALALEDQTIREIAEAPMDILTGDEQGFEAQDAELSERDEVSVEDQVESEHFKAVGQVFTTQNSSRDF, from the exons ATGGCAGCATTGACGTATGAATTTAGCGCAAAAAATTTAAACG CGATGAACAGGATTCGGATCCACGTGTTGCCATCCAGCAGGGGAAGGGTGACCCAGGCTGTTCGAACCCAGGAGCCTCAAACCTGCTCCTACACCCAGAGACCCTGTTCACATCCTCGACTGGAGGGCTTTGAGTTCTGCATCAAGCACATACTTGAGGATAAGAATGCCCCTTACAAGCAGTGCAGTTATGTGTCCAATAAAAATGGCAAGCGCTGCCCCAATGCAGCCCCAAAACCAGACAAAAAAGATGG gGTAACGTTTTGTGCTGAGCACGCACGTAGAAATGCATTGGTTCAGCAAGCTCAGATGCGCAAGGCATCCTCGGGTCCTTCCCATGAAGTTCTGTTGTCTCAGCTCAGCGGCTACAGTCGGCCAGATTCTGGCGCAGAGGGGCGTAGTGAAGCTAGTCGCATACTAG ATGATGACAGCTGGAGTGAAGAGGAGCAGGATCCTGTTGTCTTGGATCCGACTTGGAGAGGTGACCCTGACAGTGAGGCTGAAAGTCTAGACAGTGACCATGAAGACCCTTTGAA GCATGCTGGCGTGTACACAGCAGAAGAGGTGGCACTCATAACACGTGAAAAGCTAATCAGACTCCAGTCCCTGTACATAGACCAGTTTAAACGTCTGCAACACTTATTGAAAGAAAAGAAGCGACGCTACCTGCATGGTCGCAAAATCGAGCACGAGACCATTG GGAACAGCCTGCTAACAGGCCCAGAGGGACTGTCCACAAAGGAGCGTGAAAACCTTAAAAAATTAAAGGCTTTGCGTCGTTATCGTCATCGCTATGGCGTGGAGGCTTTACTGCATCGCCAGCTGAGAGAGCGCAGACAAGCAATAACAGAGGGTGTTGCACCACAG GGGCTGCGCTCCGGCCAAAGATGCATTTCATTTGTGGAAGGGACACGCTGTTCAAATCAGTGCCTGCCGATGACACAACATTGTGTCTCTC ATATTTATCAAGACAGTGGCCAAGTTTTATTTAAGATGTGCCCAGGTCTGAAGGATGTCCCTTGTGATCGTCCTGTACACATGGGACAGTCGGAGGAGCCTCGTTGTTCTTTGCACCTGACTTTGCCTCCACCCATGTACCAACCTGAACAGGAGTCTATTGCCCCGGAGGAACTAGCAGTTGCACCCACAGATATGTACCTTAGTGCCGCAGAGCTCCAGCCCACAGAAAATCTGCCATTGGAATTCAGTGAT GATCTTGATGTTGAAGATGAGGGTTTGCAGTGTCCTCCATCTCCCCTGCTGTTTGATACAGCCCTCGCTTTAGAAGACCAAACCATCAGAGAAATTGCAGAGGCTCCCATGGATATTCTGACAGGGGATGAGCAGGGCTTTGAAGCCCAAGACGCAGAGCTTTCAGAAAGAGATGAGGTGTCTGTGGAAGACCAG GTTGAATCTGAACATTTCAAAGCAGTTGGACAAGTGTTTACCACACAGAATTCTTCAAGAGACTTTTGA
- the mlh3 gene encoding DNA mismatch repair protein Mlh3 — MIRSLPTDVRAQLRSGVTIFSLQQCVEELILNSIDSEATCVAIKMDNRACRLQVIDNGSGMCREDMEKVGIRYNSSKCSTLDDLDNLRFYGFRGEALSSIISLAETVDINSRTKQTVKTYIKTFNEGNESEVVDVRTVRPSSGTTVSIYNLFYNMPVRRKRLDAVLETERIRQRLEAIALMHPSVSFTLKIESSSHMVVQLSKTRNTYYRFVQIHGLSRAQTLGEVSYIHEQFELTGHIGREGHYNNSLQFLFVNGRLVLKTRIHKLLNCLLKRVSSGAKQNNSLTNSASTASPKQRSTADLYGVYVLNIKCNYAEYDICMEPAKSLIEFKDWDNVLTCVEEGVKSFIIKENLETEVMDDADGSTGSPVRRVKTPAEVRKLNVEEKVEGFEALTENKDNADGVDVSGGIQIVVLRNRESFSSEESETDKAVQNVTLPSRTIPVLPVVSEMKNNWKKDCNVICAKKYSTDINNTQLTESKSCKISILNEKSSADSLKYFSTPNKLFSPKRKLLLNDGGRGEPDPHSYYGPCTKMVKTAAPHKLTLSFEAGSLDKFRKLFGKAAEKKHPTMDASSGLHPDSSQKSNDFSEDSSVDVDGLIRTYCENDENNIDSTRDIPGSVSALSKCSAKSSPWNKGDKISLDAKCSHLKQSKVAFKIPQCQRLQPKTLDSAGDVLFESSGTVDSAVNNSLKDMPAVVLIEQSSKIPPAVEDSHLYTSSMTTSGGGLNFGEEAGITSQCDPLSRKGSYEGQTIKESDEGIPVSSNWLAHYDNSLGKLVYINQVTGLSKYNSPLLDAQVPCTTDVTNMVVSVISKTGFEYRCYPFQTNVVLPFLPKPRAERAFCSLMDSKEAVQGPNSLSTLFSEWTNPVFIRPPEVALDVTSGQAEGLAVKIHNILFSYRFTKNMIHTMRVINQVDKKFLACLINATEQEMSKSSKNEGNLLVLVDQHAAHERVRLEGLVADSYEDDPDIPGKKRLCSSSVTPPLEISVTEEEIRLLRSCQAFLSDLALDVSFQKSESLNVFLERLPTCFIEKDSTELHRGRRSVIKSVAEEYLREQFELLRLTGRVRGILPLTVHNVLASQACHGAIKFNHILSKEECCSLVSSLSSCQLPFQCAHGRPSIIPIADLHHIEGQEDLPKPNLRKLRRMYKAWQLYGKDKSLS, encoded by the exons ATGATCAGGAGTTTACCCACAGATGTTCGAGCACAACTGCGCTCCGGCGTGACTATCTTCTCATTGCAGCAGTGTGTGGAGGAGCTCATATTGAACAGCATTGACTCTGAAGCCACATGTGTTGCTATCAAAATGGACAATAGGGCCTGCAGGCTGCAAGTGATCGACAACGGCTCAGGAATGTGTCGGGAGGACATGGAGAAAGTGGGAATCAGATACAACTCGAGCAAATGCAGTACACTGGACGATCTGGATAACCTCCGCTTTTATGGGTTCAGGGGAGAGGCTCTTTCCAGTATTATCTCTCTTGCTGAGACGGTTGACATAAACTCTAGAACCAAACAAACTGTGAAAACCTACATTAAAACGTTTAATGAAGGAAATGAGTCAGAGGTTGTTGATGTGCGGACTGTCCGTCCATCCTCAGGGACGACCGTATCAATCTACAACCTCTTCTACAACATGCCAGTCAGAAGAAAAAGACTAGATGCTGTTTTAGAAACGGAACGTATCCGACAGAGATTGGAAGCCATAGCCTTAATGCATCCATCAGtgtcatttacattaaaaattgAAAGTTCCTCACACATGGTAGTACAGCTTTCCAAAACACGTAATACCTATTACAGGTTTGTTCAGATACATGGCTTAAGTCGAGCTCAGACGCTTGGAGAGGTCAGTTACATCCATGAGCAGTTTGAACTGACTGGTCACATTGGTCGTGAAGGTCACTACAACAACAGTTTGCAATTCTTATTCGTAAACGGGAGGCTTGTTTTGAAGACACGCATTCATAAACTACTCAACTGCCTCCTGAAGAGAGTAAGCAGCGGagccaaacaaaacaacagcctGACTAATTCGGCGTCAACAGCAAGCCCAAAACAAAGGAGCACTGCTGATCTATATGGAGTCTATGTGTTAAACATCAAATGTAACTACGCTGAATATGACATATGCATGGAACCAGCCAAGTCCCTCATTGAGTTTAAAGACTGGGATAATGTTCTTACCTGTGTTGAGGAGGGGGTTAAATCATTCATCATTAAGGAAAATTTGGAAACGGAGGTGATGGACGACGCCGATGGTTCAACAGGTAGTCCAGTGAGGAGAGTGAAAACCCCTGCGGAAGTACGAAAGCTCAACGTTGAAGAAAAAGTTGAAGGATTTGAAGCACTGACTGAGAACAAGGATAATGCAGATGGTGTGGATGTCTCTGGTGGCATTCAAATTGTGGTTTTAAGAAACAGAGAAAGTTTCTCGAGTGAAGAATCAGAGACAGACAAGGCGGTTCAGAATGTCACCCTGCCTTCACGGACCATACCTGTATTACCCGTTGTctcagaaatgaaaaacaattggAAAAAAGATTGTAATGTAATCTGTgcaaaaaaatactcaacagaTATTAACAACACCCAACTGACAGAAAGCAAAAGTTGCAAGATTTCAATACTGAATGAAAAATCCTCGGCAGATAGTTTAAAATACTTCAGTACTCCAAACAAACTTTTTTCACCAAAGAGAAAATTGCTATTAAATGACGGTGGAAGAGGTGAGCCGGATCCGCACAGTTATTATGGTCCCTGCACAAAGATGGTCAAAACTGCGGCGCCGCATAAATTAACTTTGTCTTTTGAAGCCGGATCCCTTGACAAGTTTAGAAAGTTGTTTGGAaaagctgcagaaaaaaaacatccaactATGGATGCAAGTAGTGGCTTGCATCCAGACTCTTCACAAAAATCAAATGACTTCTCAGAAGATTCTTCTGTTGATGTAGATGGTCTGATTAGAACTTATTGTGAAAATGATGAGAACAACATAGACAGTACAAGGGACATTCCAGGCTCTGTGTCTGCACTTTCTAAATGTTCTGCTAAATCTTCACCGTGGAACAAGGGAGACAAAATATCGTTGGATGCTAAATGTTCACATTTGAAACAGAGCAAAGTAGCCTTCAAAATACCTCAGTGCCAAAGATTACAACCAAAAACACTTGATTCTGCTGGAGACGTTTTGTTTGAATCTTCTGGAACGGTTGATTCGGCTGTCAATAATTCTCTTAAAGATATGCCAGCCGTTGTTCTTATTGAACAAAGCTCCAAAATACCTCCTGCAGTAGAGGACTCACACCTCTATACCTCAAGTATGACTACCTCTGGAGGAGGTTTGAACTTTGGTGAGGAAGCTGGAATTACCTCTCAGTGTGATCCACTGTCCCGAAAAGGAAGTTATGAAGGCCAGACTATAAAAGAAAGTGATGAAGGAATCCCAGTTTCCAGCAACTGGCTGGCCCATTATGACAATTCATTAGGTaagctggtttacatcaaccaAGTGACAGGACTCAGCAAATACAACTCTCCACTGCTGGACGCTCAGGTGCCATGTACCACAGATGTTACTAACATGGTGGTCAGTGTTATTTCAAAAACAG GATTTGAGTACAGGTGTTACCCATTTCAGACAAATGTTGTACTTCCCTTTCTCCCCAAGCCTAGAGCAGAGAGAGCTTTTTGCTCACTGATGGACAGCAAAG aggCTGTCCAAGGTCCAAATTCTCTTTCAACTCTGTTTTCAGAATGGACAAACCCAGTGTTCATACGACCCCCAGAG GTTGCTTTGGATGTAACCAGTGGTCAAGCAGAGGGCCTTGCCGTGAAAATCCACAACATTCTTTTTTCCTACCGGTTTACCAAGAATATGATCCACACTATGAGA GTCATCAATCAAGTGGACAAGAAGTTTCTTGCTTGTTTGATAAATGCAACAGAACAAGAGATGTCCAAAAGCAGTAAAAATGAAG GAAATCTTCTTGTGTTGGTTGATCAACATGCTGCTCATGAACGAGTTCGACTGGAGGGGTTGGTCGCAG ACTCATATGAGGACGATCCAGACATACCTGGAAAAAAGAGGCTGTGTTCCTCAAGTGTAACTCCACCCTTGGAGATCAGTGTGACGGAAGAggaaattagacttctgag GTCTTGTCAGGCCTTTCTAAGTGATCTTGCTTTAGATGTGAGCTTCCAGAAGAGTGAGTCactgaatgtgtttttggaGAGACTTCCCACATGTTTCATAGAGAAAGACAGCACAGAGCTCCACCGAGGAAGGCGGTCTGTTATTAAATCCGTTGCAGAG GAGTACCTGAGGGAACAATTTGAG CTTCTACGCTTAACTGGAAGAGTGAGAGGAATCCTACCCTTAACAGTTCATAATGTGCTTGCATCACAAGCTTGTCATG GAGCAATAAAGTTCAACCACATTTTGAGTAAAGAGGAGTGCTGTAGTCTGGTGAGCTCGCTGTCCTCTTGTCAGCTTCCCTTCCAGTGTGCCCATGGAAGACCTTCCATCATCCCAATCGCAGATCTTCACCACATAGAGGGTCAAGAG GATCTTCCCAAGCCAAATCTGAGGAAATTGAGAAGAATGTACAAGGCATGGCAGCTCTATGGAAAAGATAAATCTCTTTCATAA
- the kansl2 gene encoding KAT8 regulatory NSL complex subunit 2 isoform X2, with protein sequence MNRIRIHVLPSSRGRVTQAVRTQEPQTCSYTQRPCSHPRLEGFEFCIKHILEDKNAPYKQCSYVSNKNGKRCPNAAPKPDKKDGVTFCAEHARRNALVQQAQMRKASSGPSHEVLLSQLSGYSRPDSGAEGRSEASRILDDDSWSEEEQDPVVLDPTWRGDPDSEAESLDSDHEDPLKHAGVYTAEEVALITREKLIRLQSLYIDQFKRLQHLLKEKKRRYLHGRKIEHETIGNSLLTGPEGLSTKERENLKKLKALRRYRHRYGVEALLHRQLRERRQAITEGVAPQGLRSGQRCISFVEGTRCSNQCLPMTQHCVSHIYQDSGQVLFKMCPGLKDVPCDRPVHMGQSEEPRCSLHLTLPPPMYQPEQESIAPEELAVAPTDMYLSAAELQPTENLPLEFSDDLDVEDEGLQCPPSPLLFDTALALEDQTIREIAEAPMDILTGDEQGFEAQDAELSERDEVSVEDQVESEHFKAVGQVFTTQNSSRDF encoded by the exons ATGAACAGGATTCGGATCCACGTGTTGCCATCCAGCAGGGGAAGGGTGACCCAGGCTGTTCGAACCCAGGAGCCTCAAACCTGCTCCTACACCCAGAGACCCTGTTCACATCCTCGACTGGAGGGCTTTGAGTTCTGCATCAAGCACATACTTGAGGATAAGAATGCCCCTTACAAGCAGTGCAGTTATGTGTCCAATAAAAATGGCAAGCGCTGCCCCAATGCAGCCCCAAAACCAGACAAAAAAGATGG gGTAACGTTTTGTGCTGAGCACGCACGTAGAAATGCATTGGTTCAGCAAGCTCAGATGCGCAAGGCATCCTCGGGTCCTTCCCATGAAGTTCTGTTGTCTCAGCTCAGCGGCTACAGTCGGCCAGATTCTGGCGCAGAGGGGCGTAGTGAAGCTAGTCGCATACTAG ATGATGACAGCTGGAGTGAAGAGGAGCAGGATCCTGTTGTCTTGGATCCGACTTGGAGAGGTGACCCTGACAGTGAGGCTGAAAGTCTAGACAGTGACCATGAAGACCCTTTGAA GCATGCTGGCGTGTACACAGCAGAAGAGGTGGCACTCATAACACGTGAAAAGCTAATCAGACTCCAGTCCCTGTACATAGACCAGTTTAAACGTCTGCAACACTTATTGAAAGAAAAGAAGCGACGCTACCTGCATGGTCGCAAAATCGAGCACGAGACCATTG GGAACAGCCTGCTAACAGGCCCAGAGGGACTGTCCACAAAGGAGCGTGAAAACCTTAAAAAATTAAAGGCTTTGCGTCGTTATCGTCATCGCTATGGCGTGGAGGCTTTACTGCATCGCCAGCTGAGAGAGCGCAGACAAGCAATAACAGAGGGTGTTGCACCACAG GGGCTGCGCTCCGGCCAAAGATGCATTTCATTTGTGGAAGGGACACGCTGTTCAAATCAGTGCCTGCCGATGACACAACATTGTGTCTCTC ATATTTATCAAGACAGTGGCCAAGTTTTATTTAAGATGTGCCCAGGTCTGAAGGATGTCCCTTGTGATCGTCCTGTACACATGGGACAGTCGGAGGAGCCTCGTTGTTCTTTGCACCTGACTTTGCCTCCACCCATGTACCAACCTGAACAGGAGTCTATTGCCCCGGAGGAACTAGCAGTTGCACCCACAGATATGTACCTTAGTGCCGCAGAGCTCCAGCCCACAGAAAATCTGCCATTGGAATTCAGTGAT GATCTTGATGTTGAAGATGAGGGTTTGCAGTGTCCTCCATCTCCCCTGCTGTTTGATACAGCCCTCGCTTTAGAAGACCAAACCATCAGAGAAATTGCAGAGGCTCCCATGGATATTCTGACAGGGGATGAGCAGGGCTTTGAAGCCCAAGACGCAGAGCTTTCAGAAAGAGATGAGGTGTCTGTGGAAGACCAG GTTGAATCTGAACATTTCAAAGCAGTTGGACAAGTGTTTACCACACAGAATTCTTCAAGAGACTTTTGA